A segment of the Streptomyces sp. NBC_00376 genome:
ATCAGGCTGACAAAGATCGGCCCCGCCTGCGAACAGACGGGGCCGACAGAACTAGGGTCCAGTCAGGCCGGGAGGACGACGACGAAGCGCTCCGGCTCCTCGCCCTCGGACTCGCTGCGCAGACCGGCGGCCGCGACCGCGTCGTGGACGACCTTGCGCTCGAACGGCGTCATGGGGTCCAGCTTCACCGGCTCGCCGGTGCTCTTGACCTCGTCCGCGGCCTTGGCACCCAGCGCGGCGAGCTCCGCCCGCTTCTTGGCCCGGAAGCCCGCGATGTCCAGCATCAGCCGGCTGCGGTCCCCGGTCTCCCGGTGAACGGCGAGCCGCGTCAGCTCCTGGAGCGCCTCCAGCACCTCACCGTCGCGGCCCACGAGCTTCTGCAGATCACGTGCCGAGTCGCTGATGATCGAGACCGCGGCCCGGTCCGCCTCGACATCCATGTCGATGTCGCCGTCGAGGTCGGCGATGTCGAGCAGACCCTCGAGGTAGTCCGCTGCGATCTCGCCCTCCTGCTCAAGGCGGGTCAAGGTGTCGCTGCCCTCAGCGGCCGTGGAGGTGGTGCCTTCCGTCACGGATGGACTCCTTCTTACTTCTTGGACGGGTGCTTGGGCCGCTGCGGGCCCTTGCGCTGTCCGGACTTGGCTTGGCGTGAGGAGCCGGACACGGGCTTGCCCGCCGGCTTGGGCTTTTCGTCCTGCGCGGCGTCCCGCTTCTGCAGGGAGGTCTTGGAACCCGACTCGGTGGAGTCGGCGTCCTTGGTCCCCGCCTGCGCGGTACCGGTCTGGCGCTGGGCCTTGGTCTGGCGCTTGGGCTGCTGACGCCGCTGCGCGGCTCCGCCCTCGGCCTCGGCGACAGCGGTCTCGCTCTTGATCACGGTGCCGTCCTCCTGGGCGGCGAGGCCCATCTTGGCCAGCCCCGTGACGAACTTCCGCTCGATGTCATTGCGGTCCGGGCCCTTGGCCACGATCCGCTTGACGGTGTTGCGCCGGGTCCTGCCGCGGACCTCGCCGTGCGCGGTGACGCTCTTCAGCAGACGTGTCAGGTACTGGTCCTGCGCCTTGCTGCCCGGGGTCGGGTTCTGGTTGATCACGTACATCTGCTGACCCATGGTCCAGACGTTGGTGGTCAGCCAGTAGACGAGGACACCGACGGGGAAGTTGATACCCATGACGGCGAAGATCACCGGGAAGATGTACATCAGCATCTTCTGCTGCTGCATGTACGGCGTCTTGACCGTCAGGTCGACGTTCTTCGTCATCAGCTGGCGCTGGGTGAAGAACTGCGAGGCCGACATCATCACGATCATGACCGCGGTGACGACCCGGACATCCATCAGAGAGGCGCCGAGAGCCTGGACCTTCTCCTCGCTGTCCATGAACTTGGCAGCGAGCGGAGCACCGAAGATGTGTGCCTGACGAGCGCTGTCGAGCAGCGACTGGTCGATGACACCGATCTTCTTGTTCGAGGCGATGGCCGACAGCACGTGATACAGGGCGAAGAAGAACGGCGACTGCGCCAGGATGGGAAGGCACGAGGAGAGCGGGTTGGTGCCCGTCTCCTTGTACAGCTTCATCATCTCTTCGGACTGACGCTGTTTGTCGCTCTTGTAGCGCTCCTGGATCGCCTTCATCTTCGGCTGGAGCACCTGCATGTTGCGGGTCGACTTGATCTGCTTGACGAAAAGCGGGATCAGGCAGATCCGGATCAGCACCACCAGGGACACGATGGACAGGCCCCAGGCCCAGCCGGTGTCGGGTCCGAAGATCGCCCCGTACATCGTGTGGAACTGGACGATGACCCATGAGACGGGCCAGGTGATGAAGCTGAACAGACTGGCAATCGTGTCCACTAATCAGGCTCCTTGAGCATTGGGCGAAGTCTCTGCGGCCTGACTCGGGGGTTCGGAGACCGGTCCCCGGACAGGCGCATCAGCGGCGGAGTCCCCGCCCTTGCCACCGCGCATGGCATTACGAAGGAGTTCATGCCAACGCGGACGTTTGCGTGGTGGAACGTGGTCCACGCCACCGGGTGACCACGGATTGCACCGCAGGATGCGCCAAGCCGTCAGCGCGGTTCCCTTGATCGCTCCGTGCCGGTCGATCGCCGTATATCCGTAGTGGGAACACGACGGGTAGTAACGGCAGACAGGCCCGAGGAGTGGGCTGATCGTCCACTGATACAGCTTGATAAGAGCCAGCAGCGGGTACTTCATCGCGCGCCCCCTCCCAGCAGCCGCTGGAGAGCGGCGTCCAGGTCTCGGGCCAGCTGTTCATGGTCGGCGTCGCCCGCTCCGGGCAACGCTCGTACGACAACCAGGCTACCGGGGGGCAGCAGGGCAAGCCGTTCGCGGACCAGGTGGCGAAGCTTCCGCTTCACTGCTGTGCGCACAACCGCTCCACCCACAGCTTTGCTGACAACGAAACCCGCACGCGGCGGGGGAACATTCTCCCCAGTCACGTGCGGGTCCGTTGCACCGCTGCGTAGATGAACGACGAGTAGCGGGCGACCGGCCCGGCGTCCTCGACGTACTGCGGTCGCGAAGTCCTCGCGCCGCCTCAGCCGATTCTCGGTAGGCAGCACGTCATGACCTGTAAGCGATCAGGCGGACAGGTTGGCGCGACCCTTGCCACGGCGGGACGCGAGAATCGCGCGGCCGGCACGGGTGCGCATGCGCAGCCGGAAGCCGTGGGTCTTCGCGCGACGACGGTTGTTCGGCTGGAAGGTGCGCTTGCTCACTAGGGGGCTCCAGAAATGACTCGTGTGTTGGCGGGACATCGCCTGGCTGTCACCGTGCGCCCACGAGAGACTCGCGTAAACGCTCTAGTGCACCGCTTCACAATCACAGATCGTGATCTTTGCCCATCGGAGGCAGGCGGCAGCAGCCATCGACAACTCGACCTGGTCACGGTACGCGCGGCTACGCCATCCGGTCAAACCGGCTCCCCAGCACCCCCCGCTGTGCACAGGCTGTGGACAACAACTTGAACCACGCGGGTCGCCCTGACTACCGTGGCTTAGCTCCGGTTCTTTTCTTCCTGCCTGCCGGTCCTCACCCATACCGACCCATACCGTCCCGAGAACCACACATTCGTGGGACCAGCGAGAGAGCGTGCCCCGTGGCTGACGTACCTGCCGATCTTGCCGCAGTGTGGCCACGAGTGCTGGAGCAACTCCTCGGGGAGGGCCAGCAAGGGATCGAGCCGAAGGACAAGCAGTGGATCGAGCGCTGCCAGCCGCTCGCCCTGGTCGCCGACACGGCGCTGCTCGCGGTGCCCAATGAATGGGGCAAGCGCGTCCTGGAGGGCCGGCTCGCGCCGCTCATCAGCGAGACGCTGAGCCGCGAATGCGGCCGCCCGATCCGCATCGCGATCACCGTCGACGACTCCGCGGGCGAACCGCCGAGCCCGCCCGCGCCGCCGATGCACCAGCCCCAGCAGCCCCAGCCGCACCGGTACCAGGGACCGCAGCACGACGAGCGGCAGCACAACGACGCGTACGACGGGTACGGACACCGGCCCACCGACGACGGCATGCCGACCGCCCGGCCGGCCTACCCCGACTACCAGCAGCAGCGCCCCGAACCCGGCGCGTGGCCGCGCACCCAGGAGGACCTCTCCTGGCAGCAGCCCCGGCTCGGCGGGTTCCAGGACCGGGAAGCGCCCGCGGAGCAGTGGCGCGAGCCGTACGGCGGCGGCCGCCCCCAGCAGCCGCAGCACGACTACCGTCCGCAGCCGCCCGAGCGCCAGGGTTACGAGCAGCAGCGCCCCGAGCACCACGACATGCAGGAGCCGCAGCACCGGCAGGGCGGCGCCGGCACCGGACGGCCCGGTGGCGCCACCGGGCCGATGGGCTCGCAGCCCGCCCCCACGCCCGGTCCCGGCGAGCCGGCGGCCCGGCTGAATCCGAAGTACCTCTTCGACACCTTCGTGATCGGCGCGTCCAACCGGTTCGCGCACGCCGCGGCGGTCGCGGTCGCCGAGGCCCCGGCCAAGGCGTACAACCCGCTCTTCATCTACGGGGAGTCCGGGCTCGGCAAGACCCACCTGCTGCACGCCATCGGTCACTACGCCCGCAGCCTCTACCCGGGCACCCGGGTGCGGTACGTGAGCTCCGAGGAGTTCACCAACGAGTTCATCAACTCGATCCGCGACGGGAAGGGCGACACCTTCCGCAAGCGCTACCGGGACGTGGACATCCTGCTCGTCGACGACATCCAGTTCCTGGCGAGCAAGGAGTCGACGCAGGAGGAGTTCTTCCACACCTTCAATACGCTCCACAACGCCAACAAGCAGATCGTGCTGTCCTCCGACCGGCCGCCCAAGCAGCTGGTGACCCTGGAGGACCGGTTGCGGAACCGTTTCGAGTGGGGCCTGACCACCGATGTGCAGCCGCCGGAGCTGGAGACGCGAATCGCGATCCTCCGTAAGAAGGCGGTGCAGGAGCAGCTCAACGCCCCGCCGGAGGTACTGGAGTTCATCGCCTCCCGGATCTCCCGCAACATCAGGGAGCTGGAGGGGGCGCTGATCCGGGTCACGGCCTTCGCCAGCCTCAACCGGCAGCCGGTGGACCTCGGACTGACCGAGCACGTGCTGAAGGACCTGATCCCGGGGGGCGAGGACTCGGCTCCGGAGATCACGGCGACGGCCATCATGGCCTCGACCGCGGACTACTTCGGTCTCACGGTGGACGATCTCTGCGGAACCTCCCGCAGCCGGGTACTGGTGACGGCCCGCCAGATCGCCATGTACCTCTGCCGGGAGCTCACCGATCTCTCGCTGCCCAAGATCGGTGCGCAGTTCGGTGGCCGCGACCATACGACGGTGATGCACGCGGACCGCAAGATCCGCGCGCTGATGGCTGAGCGGCGCTCCATCTACAACCAGGTCACCGAGCTCACCAACCGCATCAAGAACGGCTGACGCACCGCCGTCGGCAGACGCTCCGTACGCGCCGGAAGGGCGCCCGAGGAACCCTCAACAGGGGGCTTCGGGCGCCCTTTTCGTTGCCTGGAGAGCGTCCGGGGAGCGGCTGGGCAGCGCCCGGCGAACGTCTGAGAAACGCCCGGGGAGCGGCTGGGCAGCACCGGGGGAACGTCCGCGGCACGCCCGGCAGCGTCCTGGGGAGCGCCGGAGAACGGTCCGGGGACCGCCCGGAAACGGGTCCGGAGACCGCCCGGACGGCGCTCGGGAACCGTCCGCAGCCGCCCCGAGACCCTCCCCGGACCCGTTCCAGAACCCGCTGCCGCCGCTCCGGCGCCGTCGCGCTGTTCGAATACCCGCAGCTGACCGCCTGTTCTCCACAGATCTGGGGAGTTTTCCCCTTCCACAGCCTGGGAATCCGGAAGTTGTCCATATTGCTTCCACAGGGGCGACTGCCGATACTCCATCAGGCCAGGTCAAGGGGTTGGGGATTTGTGGTCAACGGTGATCCACAGCCTGTGGACAAAATATTCGTCCACAGGGCGTGGATGAAGTTGTCCACCGGCGACCCACAGACCGAGCCGTCTTGTCCCCAGCTCCCTGCTGCTTCTCCACACCTCTGTCCACTGTTCGGCAACGCTGCACCGCCTTTCACCGCGCCGAGTGAAAGGCGTCACACCAAGAGGGTCGGTTGGGCTGTGGGGAACCTGGGTAAAGCTGGGGACAGCCCTGGGGAGAAACCCCCCTGCCCTGTGCATCGGGTGTGCAGAACTTTCCTGTGTCCACAGAAGCACCGTGTTGTCCACCGGTGCCCCCCACAGGGGCAGTGGATAAAAAACGGGGCTTGACCTGCGGAAACAACGTTATCCACGGTTTCCACAGGCCCTACTACTACTGCCACATAGAGTTAGCCCGGAATCCGCTTCGAAGTGGGGCCTGTGCACAACTCGGCGCCGGAGCTCTCCGAACCTCTTGTCGCGACTTGACCCCGAGCAGCACCGAGTGTCGGTGCCGTACGTCAGACTGGTCCCCGGCGTCCTCGCTGCCTCAGCGGCGGAAGACGCGATCAGACGACGAAGGCCAGCAGGGCGAGCGAGCAACAGCAGGAGGCGGTTCCGGTGAAGATCCGGGTGGAGCGCGATGTACTCGCGGAGGCTGTGGCCTGGGTGGCCCGTAGCCTCCCGGCCCGTCCGCCGGCGCCCGTTCTTGCGGGCCTTCTGCTGAAGGCTGAGGACGGCGCCCTCAGCTTCTCCAGCTTCGACTACGAGGTCTCGGCCCGGGTCTCGGTGGACGCCGAGGTCGAGGAGGACGGCACGGTGCTGGTCTCCGGCCGGCTGCTCGCCGACATCTGCCGCGCCCTCCCCAACCGGCCGGTGGAGATTTCCACAGACGGTGTACGGGCGACCGTGGTCTGCGGCTCCTCGCGATTCACACTCCACACCCTTCCTGTGGAGGAGTACCCGGCACTTCCCGAGATGCCGACCGCGACCGGCACGGTCCCCGGCGAGGTCTTCGCCTCGGCCGCCGCCCAGGTCGCCATCGCCGCGGGCCGCGACGACACGCTGCCGGTGCTGACCGGTGTGCGGATCGAGATCGAGGGCGACACCGTCACCCTGGCCTCGACCGACCGCTACCGCTTTGCGGTCCGCGAGTTCCTCTGGAAGCCGGAGAACCCGGACGCCTCCGCCGTCGCCCTGGTGCCCGCCAAGACGCTGCTGGACACCGCCAAGGCCCTGACCAGCGGTGACACGGTGACCCTGGCGCTCTCCGGCTCGGGCGCCGGTGAGGGCCTGATCGGCTTCGAGGGTGCCGGCCGTCGTACGACCACGCGGCTGCTCGAAGGCGATCTGCCGAAGTACCGCACGCTCTTCCCCACCGAGTTCAACTCGGTCGCGGTCATCGAGACGGCGCCGTTCGTCGAGGCCGTCAAGCGTGTGGCCCTCGTCGCCGAGCGCAACACTCCGGTGCGGCTCAGCTTCGAGCAGGGCGTGCTGATCCTGGAGGCCGGTTCCAGCGACGACGCACAGGCTGTGGAGCGGGTCGACGCGGTGCTGGAGGGCGACGACATCTCCATCGCCTTCAACCCGACCTTCCTGCTGGACGGGCTGAGTGCGATCGACTCCCCGGTCGCCCAGCTCTCGTTCACGACGTCCACCAAGCCCGCGCTGCTCAGCGGCCGCCCGGCCGTGGACGCCGAGGCGGACGACGCGTACAAGTACCTGATCATGCCGGTCCGCCTCTCCGGCTGATCCGGTCATAGGTCCTGTCACGGCGGTTCCCGACGGGCACGCTCGACGCCGAGCATGCCCGTCGCTCCGTCCCCGGCCGGGCGTAGGCTCGTCCTCGGGTACGAATCGGCACAACGCTTAAGGAATCTCTGATGGAGCTCGGTCTCGTCGGCCTCGGCAAGATGGGCGGCAACATGCGCGAGCGCATCCGCCGCGCAGGCCACACCGTCATCGGTTACGACCGCAACCCGGACGTCTCCGATGTCCACAGCCTCGAAGAGCTTGTGGGCAAGCTGAAGGGCCCCCGGGTCGTCTGGGTGATGGTTCCGGCCGGTGCCCCGACCCAGGCCACGATCGACGAGCTCGCCGGTCTCCTCTCGCCCGGCGACATCGTCGTGGACGGCGGGAACTCCCGCTGGACCGACGACGAGAAGCACGCGGTCGAGCTGGGCATCAAGGGCATCGGCTTCGTGGACTGCGGCGTCTCCGGCGGCGTCTGGGGCCTGGAGAACGGCTACGCGCTGATGTACGGCGGCGACGCCGAGAACGTGGCGAAGGTCCAGCCGATCTTCGACGCACTGAAGCCCGAGGGCGACTTCGGTTCCGTCCACGCGGGCAAGGTCGGCGCCGGCCACTTCGCGAAGATGGTCCACAACGGCATCGAGTACGCCATGATGCAGGCCTACGCCGAGGGCTGGGAGCTCCTGGAGAAGGTCGACTCCGTCACCGATGTGCGCGAGGTCTTCCGCTCCTGGCAGGAGGGCACGGTCATCCGTTCCTGGCTGCTCGACCTGGCGGTCAACGCGCTGGACGACGACGAGCACCTCGACAAGCTCCGCGGCTACGCCGCCGACTCCGGCGAGGGCCGGTGGACGGTGGAGGCCGCGATCGACAACGCGGTGCCGCTGCCCGCGATCACCGCGTCGCTCTTCGCGCGTTTCGCCTCGCGCCAGGAGGACTCCCCGCAGATGAAGATGATCGCCGCGCTGCGCAACCAGTTCGGTGGCCACGCGGTCGAGAACAAGAAGTAACCGCAACGGGAAGCGGGCTGGTCCAAAACGTCCGGTCCGCTCCACGAAGCACGGAGCAGGAAGCCGGGAAGGTCGGCGTACACCATGCATGTCACGCATCTCTCGCTGGCCGACTTCCGCTCGTACGCCCGGGTCGAGGTGCCTCTCGATCCGGGCGTCACCGCTTTCGTGGGGGCCAACGGCCAGGGCAAGACGAATCTGGTCGAAGCGGTCGGCTATCTCGCGACGCTCGGCAGCCACCGGGTTTCCTCCGATGCGCCGCTGGTGCGGATGGGCGCGGACCGGGCCGTCATCCGCGCTGCCGTGACGCAGGGGGAGCGTTCGCAGCTGATCGAGCTGGAGCTCAATCCCGGCAAGGCCAACCGGGCGCGTATCAATAGATCGTCGCAGGTCAGGCCCCGTGACGTGCTGGGGATAGTGCGTACGGTGCTGTTCGCGCCGGAGGACCTGGCGCTGGTCAAGGGGGATCCCGGGGAGCGTCGGCGCTTCCTCGACGAGCTGGTCACGGCCCGTTCGCCGCGGATGGCGGGGGTCCGCTCGGACTACGAGCGGGTGCTGAAGCAGCGCAACACCCTGCTGAAGTCGGCGGCGATGGCGCGTCGGCACGGTGGCCGGTCTATGGACCTGTCCACGCTCGACGTGTGGGACCAGCACCTGGGCCGGGTGGGCGCGGAGCTGCTGGCGCAGCGGCTGGATCTGATCGCCACCCTGCAGCCGCTGGCGGACAAGGCGTACGCGGATGTCGCGCCGGGCGGCGGCCCGCTGGCGCTGGAGTACCGCAGCTCGGTCGGGGCGGGCGCGGAGCCCGCGCGTACCCGCGAGGAGCTGTACGAGCAGCTGATCGCCGCCCTGGCGGATGTCCGCAAGCAGGAGATCGAGCGGGGCGTGACGCTGGTCGGACCGCACCGCGACGATCTGCTGCTGGGGCTGCGGGGCATGCCGGCCAAGGGGTACGCGAGCCATGGCGAGTCCTGGTCGTACGCGTTGGCGCTGCGGCTGGCCTCGTACGACCTGCTGCGCAGTGAGGGCAATGAGCCGGTGCTGGTCCTCGACGACGTCTTCGCGGAGCTGGACGCACGGCGCCGGGAGCGGCTGGCGGAGCTGGTGGCCCCGGCCGAGCAGGTGCTGGTGACGGCCGCGGTGGACGACGACGTCCCGGGGGTGCTGGCGGGGACCCGGTTCGCGGTGTCCGCGGGTGAGGTGGAGCGGCTGTGAGCGGCCGCGGCGAGGGATCCGGCGAGCCGTCGCAGGGGCGTTCCGGCGGGGGCAGGGCTCCGGAGCCCTCGGGTGTCGACCTGGCGCGGGTGGCCCTGCGCGCGGCGAAGGAGCAGGCGCGGGCGCGTGGCGCGGCCGCGCAGCAGAAGAAGCAGGCCAGGCGGGGCGGCGGGCTGCGCTCGGGCGCGCGGGCGGACGGTCGTGATCCGCTTCCGCTGGGCTCCGCGATCAACCGTCTGATCACCGAGCGCGGCTGGGAGACTCCGGCGGCGGTGGGCGGGGTCATGGGGCGCTGGCCGCAGATCGTGGGTGAAGATCTGGCCAAACATTGTGTGCCGCTGCGGTACGACGAGGATCCGGACGAGCGGGTGCTGACGGTGCAGTGCGACTCCACGGCGTGGGCGACTCAGCTGCGGCTGCTGGCGCCCCAGCTGGTGGCCCGGCTGAACGCGGACCTGGGGCAGGGCACGGTCAGGTTGATCAAGGTGCTGGGGCCCGGTGGCCCGCAGCGCAGGTTCGGTCCGCTGCGGGCGCCGGGGAGTACCGGCCCCGGCGATACATACGGCTGACCTGGCCTTTTCTCATTTTCTGCCGACGTCCGAGCTGTTCCCGGGTGCTCTGCGGACCCCGCTCCCGGCTCTGCCGGGACCCCTTGCTGTCCGCGCGGGGCGGCTGTCCTTCGGGTCCGTGTCGTGCGGTCTGCGGTGGTTGAAACCACGCGGCGAGAGTGGGGCGTCCCTCACGGTAGCGAGAGGTTGACAGGCCGAAGCGCTCAAGGCCGGTGTGAGCCTCCTGAGGGCCCTTCCTGAATATGGGGAGTCGTCAGCCGCTCATTCAGGGCGGCACATGCGTACTCAGGTACCGGCAAACCCCCATTCATGTCAGCGCTACCGGTAGACTGGTGGACAATCCCGCATCGTGGCGGGAGTCGTCGATACAAGCCGAACGACGCAGCCGCTCCCGTTTGCCCGGAGAACGGCCTGTGCTGTGCCAGAAAGGGCGCTTCGTGGCCGATTCCGGCAACCCCAACGAGAACATTCCGTCCACACCCGGTGAGAGCGCCGAGGCTGTCGCCGCAGGCGAGTCAGCCGGCGGCGGCGAGGCAAAGGCCTCGTACGACGCCAGCGCGATCACCGTCCTCGAGGGTCTGGACGCGGTCCGCAAGCGACCTGGCATGTACATCGGTTCGACCGGTGAGCGCGGTCTCCACCACCTCGTGCAAGAGGTCGTGGACAACTCGGTCGACGAGGCGATGGCCGGGCACGCGGACACGATCGACGTCACGATCCTCGCCGACGGCGGGGTCCGCGTGATCGACAACGGCCGTGGCATCCCGGTCGGCATCGTGCCGTCGGAGAAGAAGCCCGCGGTCGAGGTCGTACTGACGGTGCTGCACGCCGGCGGCAAGTTCGGCGGCGGCGGTTACGCCGTCTCCGGCGGTCTGCACGGTGTCGGTGTCTCCGTGGTCAACGCGCTGTCGTCGCGGGTCTCGGTCGAGGTCCGGACCGACGGTTACCGCTGGACCCAGGACTACAAGCTCGGTGTGCCCACCGCTCCGCTGGCCCGCAACGAGGCCACCGACGAGACGGGGACGTCCGTCACCTTCTGGGCCGACGGGGACATCTTCGAGACGACCGAGTACTCCTTCGAGACCCTGTCGCGCCGCTTTCAGGAGATGGCGTTCCTCAACAAGGGTCTGACGATCAAGCTCACCGACGAGCGCGAGTCGGCGAAGGCGACGCTGGGCGCGGAGGTCGCCGAGGTGGCCGAGGCCGCCGAGGCGGAGCAGGCCCGCACGGTCAAGTACCACTACGAGGGCGGCATCGTCGACTTCGTGAAGTACCTGAACTCCCGCAAGGGCGATGTCATCCACCAGTCGGTGATCGACATCGAGGCCGAGGACAAGGAGCGCCTCCTCTCGGCCGAGATCGCCATGCAGTGGAACACGCAGTACAGCGAGGGCGTCTACTCCTTCGCGAACACGATCCACACGCACGAGGGCGGTACCCACGAGGAAGGCTTCCGTGCCGCGCTGACCACGCTGGTCAACAAGTACGCGCGCGAGAAGAAGCTGCTGCGCGAGAAGGACGACAACCTCACGGGTGACGACATCCGCGAGGGTCTGACGGCGATCATCTCGGTGAAGCTGGGCGAGCCGCAGTTCGAGGGCCAGACAAAGACCAAGCTGGGCAACACGGAGGCGAAGACCTTCGTCCAGAAGGTCGTCCACGAGCAGCTCACGGACTGGTTCGACCGCAATCCGAACGAGGCTGTCGACATCATCCGCAAGGGCATCTCGGCGGCCACGGCGCGCGTCGCGGCCCGCAAGGCGCGCGATCTGACCCGTCGCAAGGGGCTCCTGGAGAGCGCCTCGCTGCCGGGCAAGCTGAGCGACTGCCAGTCCAACGACCCGACGAAGTGCGAGATCTTCATCGTCGAGGGTGACTCCGCCGGTGGTTCGGCGAAGTCCGGCCGCAACCCGATGTACCAGGCGATCCTGCCGATCCGGGGCAAGATCCTGAACGTCGAGAAGGCCCGGGTCGACAAGATCCTGCAGAACACCGAGGTCCAGGCGCTGATCTCGGCCTTCGGTACCGGGGTCCACGAGGACTTCGACATCGAGAAGCTGCGCTATCACAAGATCATCCTGATGGCGGACGCCGACG
Coding sequences within it:
- a CDS encoding Jag family protein gives rise to the protein MTEGTTSTAAEGSDTLTRLEQEGEIAADYLEGLLDIADLDGDIDMDVEADRAAVSIISDSARDLQKLVGRDGEVLEALQELTRLAVHRETGDRSRLMLDIAGFRAKKRAELAALGAKAADEVKSTGEPVKLDPMTPFERKVVHDAVAAAGLRSESEGEEPERFVVVLPA
- the yidC gene encoding membrane protein insertase YidC, whose amino-acid sequence is MDTIASLFSFITWPVSWVIVQFHTMYGAIFGPDTGWAWGLSIVSLVVLIRICLIPLFVKQIKSTRNMQVLQPKMKAIQERYKSDKQRQSEEMMKLYKETGTNPLSSCLPILAQSPFFFALYHVLSAIASNKKIGVIDQSLLDSARQAHIFGAPLAAKFMDSEEKVQALGASLMDVRVVTAVMIVMMSASQFFTQRQLMTKNVDLTVKTPYMQQQKMLMYIFPVIFAVMGINFPVGVLVYWLTTNVWTMGQQMYVINQNPTPGSKAQDQYLTRLLKSVTAHGEVRGRTRRNTVKRIVAKGPDRNDIERKFVTGLAKMGLAAQEDGTVIKSETAVAEAEGGAAQRRQQPKRQTKAQRQTGTAQAGTKDADSTESGSKTSLQKRDAAQDEKPKPAGKPVSGSSRQAKSGQRKGPQRPKHPSKK
- the yidD gene encoding membrane protein insertion efficiency factor YidD, with amino-acid sequence MKYPLLALIKLYQWTISPLLGPVCRYYPSCSHYGYTAIDRHGAIKGTALTAWRILRCNPWSPGGVDHVPPRKRPRWHELLRNAMRGGKGGDSAADAPVRGPVSEPPSQAAETSPNAQGA
- the rnpA gene encoding ribonuclease P protein component, which produces MLPTENRLRRREDFATAVRRGRRAGRPLLVVHLRSGATDPHVTGENVPPPRAGFVVSKAVGGAVVRTAVKRKLRHLVRERLALLPPGSLVVVRALPGAGDADHEQLARDLDAALQRLLGGGAR
- the rpmH gene encoding 50S ribosomal protein L34, whose translation is MSKRTFQPNNRRRAKTHGFRLRMRTRAGRAILASRRGKGRANLSA
- the dnaA gene encoding chromosomal replication initiator protein DnaA, producing MADVPADLAAVWPRVLEQLLGEGQQGIEPKDKQWIERCQPLALVADTALLAVPNEWGKRVLEGRLAPLISETLSRECGRPIRIAITVDDSAGEPPSPPAPPMHQPQQPQPHRYQGPQHDERQHNDAYDGYGHRPTDDGMPTARPAYPDYQQQRPEPGAWPRTQEDLSWQQPRLGGFQDREAPAEQWREPYGGGRPQQPQHDYRPQPPERQGYEQQRPEHHDMQEPQHRQGGAGTGRPGGATGPMGSQPAPTPGPGEPAARLNPKYLFDTFVIGASNRFAHAAAVAVAEAPAKAYNPLFIYGESGLGKTHLLHAIGHYARSLYPGTRVRYVSSEEFTNEFINSIRDGKGDTFRKRYRDVDILLVDDIQFLASKESTQEEFFHTFNTLHNANKQIVLSSDRPPKQLVTLEDRLRNRFEWGLTTDVQPPELETRIAILRKKAVQEQLNAPPEVLEFIASRISRNIRELEGALIRVTAFASLNRQPVDLGLTEHVLKDLIPGGEDSAPEITATAIMASTADYFGLTVDDLCGTSRSRVLVTARQIAMYLCRELTDLSLPKIGAQFGGRDHTTVMHADRKIRALMAERRSIYNQVTELTNRIKNG
- the dnaN gene encoding DNA polymerase III subunit beta, which gives rise to MKIRVERDVLAEAVAWVARSLPARPPAPVLAGLLLKAEDGALSFSSFDYEVSARVSVDAEVEEDGTVLVSGRLLADICRALPNRPVEISTDGVRATVVCGSSRFTLHTLPVEEYPALPEMPTATGTVPGEVFASAAAQVAIAAGRDDTLPVLTGVRIEIEGDTVTLASTDRYRFAVREFLWKPENPDASAVALVPAKTLLDTAKALTSGDTVTLALSGSGAGEGLIGFEGAGRRTTTRLLEGDLPKYRTLFPTEFNSVAVIETAPFVEAVKRVALVAERNTPVRLSFEQGVLILEAGSSDDAQAVERVDAVLEGDDISIAFNPTFLLDGLSAIDSPVAQLSFTTSTKPALLSGRPAVDAEADDAYKYLIMPVRLSG
- the gnd gene encoding phosphogluconate dehydrogenase (NAD(+)-dependent, decarboxylating); the protein is MELGLVGLGKMGGNMRERIRRAGHTVIGYDRNPDVSDVHSLEELVGKLKGPRVVWVMVPAGAPTQATIDELAGLLSPGDIVVDGGNSRWTDDEKHAVELGIKGIGFVDCGVSGGVWGLENGYALMYGGDAENVAKVQPIFDALKPEGDFGSVHAGKVGAGHFAKMVHNGIEYAMMQAYAEGWELLEKVDSVTDVREVFRSWQEGTVIRSWLLDLAVNALDDDEHLDKLRGYAADSGEGRWTVEAAIDNAVPLPAITASLFARFASRQEDSPQMKMIAALRNQFGGHAVENKK
- the recF gene encoding DNA replication/repair protein RecF (All proteins in this family for which functions are known are DNA-binding proteins that assist the filamentation of RecA onto DNA for the initiation of recombination or recombinational repair.); translated protein: MHVTHLSLADFRSYARVEVPLDPGVTAFVGANGQGKTNLVEAVGYLATLGSHRVSSDAPLVRMGADRAVIRAAVTQGERSQLIELELNPGKANRARINRSSQVRPRDVLGIVRTVLFAPEDLALVKGDPGERRRFLDELVTARSPRMAGVRSDYERVLKQRNTLLKSAAMARRHGGRSMDLSTLDVWDQHLGRVGAELLAQRLDLIATLQPLADKAYADVAPGGGPLALEYRSSVGAGAEPARTREELYEQLIAALADVRKQEIERGVTLVGPHRDDLLLGLRGMPAKGYASHGESWSYALALRLASYDLLRSEGNEPVLVLDDVFAELDARRRERLAELVAPAEQVLVTAAVDDDVPGVLAGTRFAVSAGEVERL
- a CDS encoding DUF721 domain-containing protein, whose product is MSGRGEGSGEPSQGRSGGGRAPEPSGVDLARVALRAAKEQARARGAAAQQKKQARRGGGLRSGARADGRDPLPLGSAINRLITERGWETPAAVGGVMGRWPQIVGEDLAKHCVPLRYDEDPDERVLTVQCDSTAWATQLRLLAPQLVARLNADLGQGTVRLIKVLGPGGPQRRFGPLRAPGSTGPGDTYG